The genomic DNA AGTTCCACCCCGGCCTTTTTGAAGACCTTCCAGACCAGCTCCGAGCAGTAGAGAGTCTGGTCGTCCCAGCGGAAGTGCGGGTCGTAGTTCAAGCCGACCTGCTGTGTGCCCCAAGCTTTACCCGCCTCGATCGCTGCGGCGGATAGCTGCTCTTTCAAGCGCCGCACCTCGAAAGTCCCCGGCAGGCTCCGCTGCCGGAACTCTTCAAGCGGGGTGATCTTCACCGGCTGCGAGGCTTCCAAGACTTGAAGGCACCGTCTTGCTCGAAGATGACACCGCAATGCGTGTAGCGGGAGCCGGTCGCGGCCCGGACGGCTTTAGCCTGCTCACCCCAGGTGCTTTGGAAAACCACGTCGCCGGTCTGATACTGATACTCTTCGGCGGCTTGAAGAGGGGCGAAGGCCAAGGCGGCCAAGGAAAATACAATGCGGCAGCGAAACATCGTGCCAGTTTACACCGCTCCCGCCCGGCCGCCACCCAACAGGTGGAGGAATCTTCCGGGCTTGGCTTTACAATCAACTTGCGTTAAAGACCTGCCGTGCCAACCCGCAAAGCCAATGATTTCGCCCCCTACGTCGCGCTCGCGCTGCGCGTCGCCTTGGGGGTGTTCTTCTTTTACAGCGGGTGGTCGAAGATCTGGAGCGAGGGTCTGGACAATTTCACGCGCGCCGTCGCGAATTACAAGATCGTCCACGAACCCTTGGATGCCGTGGTGGCCTACGCCATCCCTTGGTTGGAGATGATCTGCGGCCTGTTGCTCGTGATCGGGCTTTGGTTGCGCGGGGCGCTCTGGGGCCTAGCGGGACTCGTCGGCGTGTTCGCCTTCGGGGTGGGGATGGCGTGGTCGAAGAACCTGAACATTGCCTGCGGCTGCAACGGGAATCCGGACGGCTCGCCGATGAACTACACGACGAAGTTCGTGGAGTTCGGAGCCTACTGGGCGGCCCTTTTTTTCATCTGGTATCTCGGGCGGAAGAACAGCGGACACGTTTTCGGCGGGACCCGCCTGAAGCTTCCGGGCTGAGTTTCACCGGGATCTGCCCGAACTCGTGAAGATCTGCGTGGCCCAGACCCGTCCGCTGGAGTCGGTTTCGATGCCCACTCCGGAGAGGGCCCATTGCTTGCGGATGTTGGCAAGGTGTCCCTTGGAGGCGATCCAGCCGTTCACGATGCTGCGGGCTTGGCCTCCGCCTTTGGGCTGGCTGTAGACGTTCTCCGCCATGGCGTTCGCGCCGACCGCGGCTGTCGCTTGATCGAAGCGTCCGCTGAATCCACGGTGATCGACTTTCGGGTTTCCCGGGCTTGAGCGCGAGAGCATGTCGCGCGAGTGCTGGCGGGCCAGTCGGTCGAGGGCGGCATCGCGCTTGAGCCGGGTCATGCCTTGGGAGGCCCGGTAGGTATTGACCTGATCGTGGATGCCTTGCTCGATTCCGGGTGCTGCGGCTGTGCGGGGAACCGGGGTGTTGCCACCGCCGCCGGAGGAGCCGCCGCAGGATGCGAGGAGGAGACTTGCCACGACCGAACAAGCCAGGGAGGGAGAAGCAGGGGCCATGGCGTCCTATGTCAAAACCCCGT from Luteolibacter rhizosphaerae includes the following:
- a CDS encoding YiiX/YebB-like N1pC/P60 family cysteine hydrolase, which encodes MKITPLEEFRQRSLPGTFEVRRLKEQLSAAAIEAGKAWGTQQVGLNYDPHFRWDDQTLYCSELVWKVFKKAGVELCPTKRFRDYELEAPEVKKVIEKRYGSADKMPQDEPVVSPGDLADSPLLVPVPKLSK
- a CDS encoding DoxX family protein, coding for MPTRKANDFAPYVALALRVALGVFFFYSGWSKIWSEGLDNFTRAVANYKIVHEPLDAVVAYAIPWLEMICGLLLVIGLWLRGALWGLAGLVGVFAFGVGMAWSKNLNIACGCNGNPDGSPMNYTTKFVEFGAYWAALFFIWYLGRKNSGHVFGGTRLKLPG
- a CDS encoding CAP domain-containing protein yields the protein MASLLLASCGGSSGGGGNTPVPRTAAAPGIEQGIHDQVNTYRASQGMTRLKRDAALDRLARQHSRDMLSRSSPGNPKVDHRGFSGRFDQATAAVGANAMAENVYSQPKGGGQARSIVNGWIASKGHLANIRKQWALSGVGIETDSSGRVWATQIFTSSGRSR